A region of Acidobacteriota bacterium DNA encodes the following proteins:
- a CDS encoding RidA family protein, translating to MSVSIRHDPFPVGEPYHGIYAHGVETRAGARLLHISGQIGVAPDGSLARDFDGQCRQALANLEAVLGAADMELSNIVKMSFFLVRREDMEPLLEVRRDLLDGVRPAITTVYVAGLVSPDWLVEVEAIAAA from the coding sequence ATGTCCGTCTCGATCCGCCACGATCCCTTTCCCGTCGGAGAGCCTTACCACGGCATTTACGCCCACGGCGTCGAGACCCGCGCCGGGGCGCGATTGCTCCACATCTCCGGGCAGATCGGAGTGGCTCCCGATGGCTCCCTGGCGCGGGACTTCGACGGTCAGTGCCGCCAGGCCTTGGCCAACCTCGAGGCCGTGCTCGGTGCCGCCGACATGGAGCTCTCGAACATCGTCAAGATGTCCTTCTTCCTGGTGCGGCGCGAGGACATGGAGCCGCTGCTCGAGGTGCGCCGCGACCTCCTCGACGGCGTCCGTCCGGCGATCACCACCGTCTACGTCGCCGGCCTGGTGTCGCCCGACTGGCTGGTGGAGGTCGAGGCCATCGCCGCGGCGTAA
- a CDS encoding sigma-70 family RNA polymerase sigma factor codes for MEPTSSPRSAGTDRSLRRRRVARAIEDFCAGRDREASFRLVYETYHRALLGFFRRRGVPAEETLDLTQETFLGIYKGLEGYRHSDRFEGWIFRIAETCWLKKLRASATAKRSAVETSLDALGRGEGTAEQQLHRALAGERRERVRAAVRNLPGQMRRCLTLRLQQELSYREIAVVLRLSPETVKVHLSRARQRLKQELGSLDLDGPEDP; via the coding sequence ATGGAACCAACCTCGTCCCCTCGCTCCGCCGGGACCGACCGGAGTCTGCGCCGGCGGCGGGTGGCCCGTGCCATCGAGGATTTCTGCGCGGGTCGTGATCGCGAGGCCAGCTTCCGTCTCGTCTACGAGACCTATCACCGAGCGCTGCTGGGCTTCTTCCGGCGTCGTGGGGTGCCGGCCGAAGAAACCCTCGACCTAACCCAAGAGACCTTTCTCGGGATTTACAAGGGATTGGAGGGCTATCGACACTCGGACCGCTTCGAGGGCTGGATCTTCCGCATCGCCGAGACCTGCTGGCTGAAGAAGCTGCGGGCGTCGGCGACGGCGAAGCGTTCTGCGGTCGAGACCTCTTTGGACGCCCTGGGGCGCGGAGAAGGGACTGCGGAGCAGCAGCTCCACCGCGCCCTCGCGGGTGAGCGGCGGGAGCGGGTGCGAGCCGCGGTTCGCAACCTGCCGGGCCAGATGCGGCGCTGCTTGACGCTGCGGCTGCAGCAGGAGCTGAGCTATCGTGAGATCGCGGTGGTTCTGCGCTTGAGCCCCGAGACGGTCAAGGTGCATCTGAGCCGGGCTCGCCAGCGCTTGAAGCAAGAGTTGGGCTCGCTCGACCTCGACGGGCCGGAGGATCCATGA
- a CDS encoding CHAT domain-containing tetratricopeptide repeat protein: MSPNLIPGAAVGWRRVGAGWCLGAASLLAACSPAGDRDSAVREACRRALDLTAGQAVEISPAQSESIVCLAFEAAASQRLEVVVEQRGVDVELRLLTPAGEPLAVQDRLIDYRGPEHLLAVSQTAGRHHLVITPLARVGGGHYRVELGALRAASERDRALVAAYRDLAAARATIAEAETLPELRRIAQRFRDLGEPVGEGEALDAIGDWFGRQRQWRRAASAYGRAASLFEGASETVLAAYAGNRQGAVLIHDNRPRAALPVYHRSLDLARRLENPVVLGKAHHGLGQCHQRLGELQQALEWYRGALAFWEEPYHEVDRAYTLHNLGMLFLRPFRNFDLARDHLQRAAAISRARGYAPELRDSLSALALVEIAAVDPEAEALTAGERSALEAAAEDLTEALRLGSSTGDCSEPRDLARLAVVEGRLGVEGSPWQRAERAERLLAEEVCKGRRDHGFRLLGEIYLRAGEAQRALELSAAARRWAEEEGDSPALAVALAVRARALVALGREPEALSTAARAMNLFSRMRLEVAGEERRSDLIAAAHSHRQTYVDLLVGSGRSEVALEAVEAGRARSFHDRLTEIGAGPGGGPPALRPRIRSAAQMQALLQPGEVLLVYHLGEERSYLWEVDSRKLALHQLADRSTLELLARAAVDDLRRRDRRGSRSPAVCRLAGELLGPLARRLAERSDEHLAISADGALQTVPFGALPHPAQGNCESSPWLIESHPVSSVPSLSVVAQMRSLSAERAPAGQALAAVGDAIYSRDDERCPSGAGSASVLPRLPGSGREVATVCRANGGDCFVGAEASKELLLDGTLADYRWLLLAVHGRSDEAHPGRSRLVFTQRDGDCRAVTGSLFAYQLAGLRLGADLTVLSACESGQGRQVLGEGLVNGLVRGFFVAGSPRVIASLWQVEDEGTADLVADLFASLSAGAAPARALQQAQVRALRSGAPPHRWAPLVLQGDWR, from the coding sequence ATGTCTCCGAACTTGATACCTGGAGCAGCCGTTGGCTGGCGCAGAGTCGGCGCCGGCTGGTGCCTTGGCGCCGCCTCCCTGCTGGCTGCCTGCTCGCCCGCTGGAGATCGCGACTCGGCGGTCCGGGAGGCCTGTCGCCGGGCCCTCGATCTGACCGCCGGCCAGGCCGTGGAGATTTCCCCGGCGCAGTCCGAGTCCATCGTCTGCTTGGCCTTCGAGGCGGCGGCGAGCCAGCGCCTCGAGGTGGTTGTCGAGCAGCGCGGTGTCGATGTCGAGCTGCGTCTACTGACCCCCGCCGGAGAACCTCTGGCGGTGCAAGACCGGCTGATCGACTACCGGGGGCCGGAGCACCTTCTGGCGGTGAGCCAGACGGCTGGCCGACACCACCTCGTGATCACGCCGCTGGCGCGGGTTGGGGGCGGGCACTATCGGGTCGAGCTCGGGGCGCTGCGAGCAGCATCGGAGCGAGATCGCGCCTTGGTGGCGGCCTACCGAGATCTGGCCGCCGCCCGAGCGACGATTGCCGAAGCGGAGACCCTGCCGGAGCTGCGCCGGATCGCCCAGCGATTTCGCGATCTCGGGGAGCCGGTGGGCGAAGGTGAAGCCCTCGACGCCATCGGTGATTGGTTCGGGCGCCAGCGTCAGTGGCGGCGCGCCGCTTCCGCCTATGGCCGCGCGGCGTCCCTCTTCGAGGGTGCCTCCGAAACCGTTCTCGCCGCCTATGCCGGCAACCGCCAGGGGGCTGTGCTGATCCACGACAATCGGCCGCGGGCGGCGCTGCCGGTCTACCACCGTAGCCTCGACCTGGCTCGCCGCCTCGAGAACCCGGTCGTTCTCGGCAAGGCCCATCATGGCTTGGGTCAGTGCCATCAGCGCCTTGGGGAGCTGCAGCAGGCGCTCGAGTGGTACCGCGGCGCGCTCGCCTTCTGGGAAGAGCCGTACCACGAGGTCGACCGGGCCTACACGCTGCACAACCTGGGCATGCTGTTCCTGCGCCCCTTCCGCAACTTCGACCTCGCCCGTGATCACCTGCAGCGGGCCGCCGCCATCTCGCGGGCTCGAGGTTATGCCCCTGAGCTGCGCGATTCGTTGAGCGCTCTCGCCTTGGTCGAGATCGCCGCCGTCGATCCCGAGGCCGAAGCCCTGACGGCGGGCGAGCGCTCGGCTCTCGAGGCGGCGGCGGAGGATCTGACCGAGGCCCTTCGGCTGGGCAGCTCGACGGGAGACTGCAGCGAGCCCCGGGACTTGGCGCGGCTGGCGGTGGTCGAGGGCAGGCTGGGGGTCGAGGGGTCCCCTTGGCAGCGGGCGGAGCGGGCCGAGAGGTTGCTCGCCGAGGAGGTTTGCAAGGGGCGCCGTGACCATGGGTTTCGTCTTCTCGGGGAGATATACCTGCGCGCCGGTGAGGCGCAGCGGGCCCTCGAGCTTTCGGCGGCGGCGCGACGCTGGGCCGAGGAGGAGGGCGATTCGCCGGCGCTGGCCGTCGCATTGGCGGTGCGGGCTCGGGCCCTGGTGGCCCTCGGCCGTGAGCCGGAAGCCTTGTCGACGGCGGCGCGGGCGATGAATCTGTTCTCGCGAATGCGCCTCGAGGTGGCCGGAGAGGAGCGCCGCAGCGATCTGATCGCGGCGGCCCATAGCCATCGCCAAACCTACGTCGATCTCCTGGTGGGATCAGGCCGTTCCGAGGTCGCCCTCGAGGCCGTGGAGGCGGGCCGGGCACGGTCCTTCCACGATCGCCTGACGGAGATCGGCGCCGGCCCGGGAGGTGGCCCGCCGGCGCTGCGGCCACGCATCCGGTCCGCCGCCCAGATGCAGGCCCTGCTGCAGCCTGGTGAGGTCCTGCTGGTTTATCACCTGGGAGAGGAGCGCAGCTATCTCTGGGAGGTCGACTCCCGGAAGCTCGCCCTCCACCAGCTCGCAGACCGCTCGACCCTCGAGCTCCTCGCCCGGGCCGCGGTCGATGATCTGCGACGACGGGACCGCCGGGGGAGCCGTTCACCGGCCGTTTGCCGCCTCGCCGGCGAGCTCCTCGGCCCCCTGGCTCGGCGCCTCGCCGAGCGTTCCGACGAGCATCTGGCGATCTCGGCTGATGGTGCCCTGCAAACGGTGCCCTTCGGCGCCCTGCCACACCCGGCGCAAGGCAATTGTGAGTCTTCGCCCTGGTTGATCGAAAGCCATCCGGTGTCGTCGGTGCCGTCGCTCTCGGTCGTCGCCCAGATGCGCTCCTTGTCGGCCGAGCGGGCGCCGGCTGGCCAAGCCCTGGCGGCGGTGGGGGACGCCATCTACTCGCGCGACGACGAGCGCTGTCCCTCCGGCGCCGGTAGCGCCTCGGTTCTGCCGCGGCTGCCGGGCTCCGGGCGAGAGGTGGCGACGGTCTGTCGCGCCAACGGTGGTGACTGCTTCGTCGGTGCCGAGGCTTCAAAGGAGCTCCTCCTCGACGGCACCTTGGCCGACTATCGATGGCTTCTGCTCGCCGTCCACGGGCGATCCGACGAGGCCCACCCGGGGCGGTCGCGGCTGGTCTTCACGCAGCGCGACGGCGACTGCCGAGCGGTTACCGGCAGTCTCTTCGCCTATCAGTTGGCAGGCCTGCGGTTGGGCGCCGATCTCACCGTCCTGAGCGCCTGCGAGTCCGGGCAAGGGCGGCAGGTCCTCGGCGAGGGGCTGGTGAACGGCCTGGTGCGGGGATTTTTCGTCGCCGGAAGCCCGCGGGTGATCGCCTCCCTCTGGCAGGTCGAAGACGAGGGCACCGCCGACCTGGTGGCGGATCTTTTCGCCAGCCTGTCGGCGGGGGCCGCCCCGGCCCGGGCGCTGCAGCAGGCCCAGGTGCGTGCCCTGCGGTCCGGGGCCCCGCCGCATCGCTGGGCGCCGCTAGTGCTGCAGGGCGACTGGCGCTAG
- a CDS encoding S8 family serine peptidase, producing the protein MNRDFSQPSVANLCLCCRSSGAYFHHLSGGGGGWPQASTSPGDPGRDNVRPPLEDSSWTPGDPGRDNVRPPLEDSSAGPFDGPGAGSAPGVCSVCGGPLVGLPVLALPALALPSSVPTAGAEADAEDWASGTRSGFVILRLVPGLVPRPDAEADLDEHARRWGATGLRQALAWAAEQLDSDGDCQLTTRPLIDLPSGFSQERTSPTVPRGNRETFLDGLTRLEKEAATGALPPLHSLTSYWRVDARPAAHRLDDLVERFNALPEVDLAYAELQATETNAGGAGFTGLQDFLDDAPVGISGTWAQAQVEALSTTKSATLYDCEQGWILSHHELAGSVAAPLVNHNRHGHGGYLGHHGTAVLGEMVGSSRLRGPLRKACRFATASHFRRAESTPFGDFNGNVAEAIVGCLLTALGQRRAGVGDLLLLEVQRGRRPTELDPADRDAIRLAVSCGVVVVEAAGNGGYDLDRLRDPEGRRSLDRRGSAFVDSGAILVGAAEAALPHDRASFSNYGSRVDCFAWGEGVTSGGYGDFDAGATAADLDDFYTNTFNGTSSAAPIIATAAALVQCLHYAEMAAWLSPLMLRRLLSEPDWGTPQGPGVGGFIGVMPDLRRVVGRGLGLAAEVYQRRFVGDDGFGSSLPQGASSCPDVLVLPLPVDSAAEQAQDEASGELGPWVDDATPGGAVELKPGDDLRVLVRARNRGALSGDSVRVSVWPAPVATLLTPDRWYPALHWPGQVGLDLETLITSPGAVVPAGDQLAPVAGFRWQVGPDAAAGMAWVSYLRNSDDAPPPPLTSRDFDRSRWWRYVIGGHGYAIRNLHAIDVSGPQEVELSFEVTGAPDQSRRFDLEVIRRLPSAAAVRLAGPAALIQSLRQRRPWISVSGSSLELPAWPRLRFRDLRLPVAACLPAKLVLPAGDLEVGHEVAIRQLWRGREVGRITWRVRSA; encoded by the coding sequence ATGAATCGAGATTTCTCTCAGCCCTCCGTCGCGAACCTCTGTCTCTGCTGCCGGTCTTCGGGAGCCTATTTTCATCACCTTTCGGGGGGCGGCGGGGGCTGGCCGCAGGCCTCGACGTCGCCGGGGGATCCGGGCCGGGACAATGTTCGCCCTCCCCTCGAAGATTCTTCTTGGACTCCCGGCGACCCGGGCCGGGACAACGTTCGTCCCCCCCTCGAGGACTCGTCGGCGGGGCCGTTCGATGGGCCTGGCGCTGGCAGCGCCCCGGGCGTCTGCAGTGTCTGTGGCGGCCCGCTGGTGGGGCTGCCGGTGCTGGCGCTACCGGCCTTGGCCCTGCCGTCCTCGGTCCCGACGGCAGGCGCCGAGGCCGACGCTGAAGATTGGGCGTCTGGTACGCGCAGTGGCTTTGTCATCCTCCGCCTGGTGCCGGGGTTGGTGCCGCGCCCCGACGCCGAGGCCGACCTCGACGAGCATGCCCGGCGCTGGGGAGCGACCGGCCTGCGACAGGCATTGGCCTGGGCCGCCGAGCAGCTCGACAGCGACGGCGATTGCCAGCTCACCACTCGGCCGTTGATCGATCTGCCGTCTGGTTTTTCGCAGGAACGAACCTCTCCGACGGTCCCTCGCGGCAATCGCGAGACCTTTCTGGACGGCCTGACCAGACTCGAGAAGGAGGCCGCGACCGGTGCGCTGCCGCCGCTCCACAGCCTGACCTCCTACTGGCGGGTGGATGCTCGGCCGGCGGCGCACCGCCTCGACGACTTGGTGGAGCGCTTCAATGCCCTGCCGGAGGTCGATCTCGCCTATGCCGAGCTCCAGGCGACCGAAACCAACGCCGGCGGCGCCGGCTTCACGGGCCTGCAGGATTTCCTCGACGACGCTCCGGTGGGAATCTCCGGCACCTGGGCGCAGGCCCAGGTGGAGGCCTTGTCGACCACCAAGAGTGCGACCCTCTACGACTGCGAGCAGGGCTGGATTCTCAGTCATCACGAGCTCGCGGGCTCGGTGGCGGCGCCGCTGGTCAACCACAACCGACACGGTCACGGCGGCTATCTCGGTCACCACGGCACCGCGGTGCTGGGAGAGATGGTGGGCAGCTCTCGCCTTCGCGGGCCCCTGCGCAAAGCCTGCCGATTCGCCACCGCCAGCCACTTCCGGCGCGCCGAGAGCACTCCCTTCGGAGACTTCAATGGCAATGTCGCCGAGGCCATCGTCGGCTGCCTGCTGACGGCCCTGGGGCAGCGTCGCGCCGGTGTCGGCGACCTTCTTCTGCTCGAGGTCCAGCGCGGCCGCCGGCCCACCGAGCTCGATCCGGCGGACCGCGATGCCATCCGGCTGGCGGTGTCCTGTGGCGTGGTGGTGGTCGAAGCGGCCGGCAACGGTGGCTACGACCTCGATCGCCTGCGGGATCCCGAGGGCCGGCGTTCCCTCGATCGTCGGGGGTCTGCCTTTGTCGACTCCGGCGCCATTTTGGTGGGGGCGGCCGAGGCGGCATTACCCCACGATCGCGCCTCCTTCTCGAACTATGGATCGCGAGTCGACTGCTTCGCCTGGGGAGAGGGGGTCACCAGTGGCGGCTACGGTGACTTCGATGCCGGAGCCACCGCCGCCGACCTCGATGATTTCTACACCAACACCTTCAACGGCACCAGCAGCGCCGCTCCCATCATCGCCACGGCGGCGGCCCTGGTGCAGTGCCTGCACTATGCGGAGATGGCGGCTTGGCTGTCGCCGCTGATGCTGCGGCGCCTGCTCTCGGAGCCTGATTGGGGAACGCCTCAGGGGCCCGGTGTTGGCGGCTTCATTGGCGTCATGCCCGATCTCCGGCGGGTTGTCGGGCGCGGCCTCGGGCTCGCCGCCGAGGTCTACCAGCGGCGCTTCGTGGGCGACGACGGTTTCGGCTCGAGCTTGCCACAGGGCGCCAGCTCGTGCCCCGACGTCTTGGTCCTTCCGCTACCGGTAGATTCTGCCGCGGAGCAGGCCCAGGACGAAGCCAGCGGCGAGCTCGGCCCGTGGGTCGACGATGCGACGCCGGGCGGTGCCGTCGAGCTGAAGCCGGGCGACGATCTCCGGGTGCTGGTGCGCGCCCGCAATCGGGGTGCCCTGTCTGGCGACTCGGTCCGGGTCTCCGTCTGGCCGGCGCCGGTGGCCACCTTGCTGACGCCGGATCGTTGGTATCCAGCGCTGCATTGGCCTGGCCAGGTCGGTCTCGACCTCGAGACCCTGATCACCTCGCCGGGAGCGGTGGTGCCGGCCGGTGATCAGCTCGCCCCGGTGGCGGGTTTTCGCTGGCAGGTCGGTCCGGACGCCGCGGCTGGGATGGCGTGGGTCTCCTACCTGCGCAACTCGGACGACGCCCCACCGCCGCCCCTGACCAGCCGCGACTTCGACCGCTCGCGCTGGTGGCGGTACGTGATCGGCGGCCATGGCTACGCGATTCGCAATCTCCACGCGATCGATGTCTCGGGCCCCCAGGAAGTCGAGCTCTCCTTCGAGGTGACCGGAGCGCCGGACCAGTCCCGGCGCTTCGATCTCGAGGTGATCCGCCGCCTGCCTTCGGCGGCGGCGGTGCGTCTCGCAGGGCCGGCGGCGCTGATTCAGTCATTGCGCCAGCGGCGTCCGTGGATCTCGGTGAGCGGCTCGTCCCTCGAGCTGCCCGCCTGGCCGCGGCTGCGCTTCCGCGACCTGCGCCTGCCGGTGGCGGCCTGTCTGCCGGCCAAGCTGGTCTTGCCCGCTGGCGATCTCGAGGTCGGACACGAAGTGGCGATTCGCCAGCTCTGGCGCGGTCGCGAGGTCGGTCGGATCACCTGGCGAGTGCGCTCTGCGTAG